A single genomic interval of Helianthus annuus cultivar XRQ/B chromosome 6, HanXRQr2.0-SUNRISE, whole genome shotgun sequence harbors:
- the LOC110865109 gene encoding sodium/hydrogen exchanger 2 — protein MGVDLGLLMGKMNTSSLGASEYAAVVNMNLFVALLCACIVIGHLLEESRWMNESITALLIGLCTGAIILLSTGGRNSHLFVFSEDLFFIYLLPPIIFNAGFQVKKKQFFRNFMTIVLFGAVGTVISFTIISFGAIQIFKRMNVGSLELGDFLALGAIFSATDSVCTLQVLNQDETPLLYSLVFGEGVVNDATSVVIFNAVQHFDLSRITTSDAFHLIGNFFYLFVTSTFLGVGAGLLSAYIIKRLYFGRHSTDREVSIMILMAYLSYMLAELFYLSGILTVFFCGIVMSHYTWHNVTEKSRVTTKHAFATLSFISELFIFLYVGMDALDIEKWHFVQDSPGKSIGVSSILLGLVLLGRGCFVFPLSYLSNLTKKNEREKINCRQQVLIWWAGLMRGAVSMALAYNQFTKGGHTTLRGNAIMITSTITVVLFSTMVFGLITKPLVRLLLPPSRVMSRMASSEPVSPKSFIVPLLGNERDPEAEAGQTRSALHPSNLRVFFAKPSHTVHYYWRKFDDAFMRPVFGGRGFVPYIPGTPTEQSVHNLIPEEGSS, from the exons ATGGGGGTTGATTTAGGGTTATTGATGGGGAAGATGAATACTTCATCACTAGGTGCATCTGAGTATGCTGCTGTGGTGAATATGAACCTGTTTGTTGCTCTTCTGTGTGCTTGTATTGTGATTGGTCATCTTTTGGAGGAGAGTAGGTGGATGAATGAGTCAATTACTGCTCTTCTGATT GGTCTGTGCACAGGTGCTATTATTTTACTAAGCACTGGAGGAAGAAATTCACATCTGTTTGTGTTTAGTGAAGATCTTTTCTTCATTTATCTTCTTCCGCCAATTATTTTTAATGCTGG GTTTCAAGTAAAGAAGAAACAATTTTTTCGCAATTTCATGACAATTGTGCTATTCGGTGCTGTTGGTACTGTGATATCCTTCACCATCATATCATTTG GGGCTATACAAATTTTCAAAAGAATGAATGTCGGTTCTCTTGAACTAGGAGATTTTCTAG CATTAGGAGCAATATTTTCCGCAACAGATTCTGTTTGCACTTTGCAAGTGCTCAATCAGGACGAGACCCCTTTGTTATACAGTTTGGTGTTCGGGGAAGGTGTAGTGAATGATGCTACATCAGTTGTGATTTTCAACGCAGTCCAACACTTTGATTTATCTCGGATCACAACAAGCGATGCGTTTCATTTAATCGGGAATTTTTTCTATTTATTCGTCACAAGCACATTTTTAGGAGTTGGT GCTGGGCTACTAAGCGCATATATCATAAAAAGACTATACTTTGGAAG GCATTCAACGGACCGAGAAGTCTCTATCATGATTTTAATGGCTTACCTTTCATATATGTTAGCTGAA TTATTTTATTTGAGTGGCATTCTTACGGTTTTCTTCTGCGGAATTGTGATGTCTCATTACACCTGGCATAACGTCACCGAGAAATCAAGAGTCACAACCAA GCATGCTTTTGCAACATTATCGTTTATTTCCGAGCTATTTATCTTTCTTTATGTTGGTATGGATGCTTTGGATATCGAAAAGTGGCACTTTGTACAAGACAG CCCCGGAAAATCAATTGGAGTGAGCTCCATTTTATTGGGATTGGTTTTACTTGGAAGAGGATGCTTCGTTTTCCCGTTATCATATTTATCCAACTTGACAAAGAAGAACGAAAGAGAGAAAATCAATTGTAGACAGCAA GTTTTGATTTGGTGGGCTGGTCTTATGAGAGGTGCGGTTTCTATGGCTCTTGCCTATAACCAG TTCACTAAGGGAGGCCATACAACGTTACGTGGGAACGCAATCATGATAACAAGTACTATCACCGTTGTTCTATTTAGTACAAtg GTATTTGGATTGATAACTAAGCCTTTAGTGAGACTGTTGCTGCCTCCATCCAGAGTCATGTCCCGAATGGCTTCCTCTGAGCCTGTAAGCCCGAAATCTTTCATTGTTCCTCTTCTAGGAAACGAGCGGGACCCAGAAGCTGAAGCGGGCCAGACCAGGTCGGCACTCCACCCTTCAAATTTACGGGTGTTCTTTGCAAAACCTTCTCACACAGTTCACTATTACTGGAGGAAATTTGATGATGCTTTCATGCGTCCGGTTTTTGGTGGTCGTGGTTTCGTACCATATATTCCGGGAACGCCTACAGAACAAAGTGTTCATAACTTGATCCCTGAAGAAGGCAGTAGTTGA